From Methanosarcina lacustris Z-7289, one genomic window encodes:
- a CDS encoding flavodoxin family protein: MKIIGISGSPRKGQNCEKMIGAALEVAKERGFETDTVFISNEEIAPCKACGACRDQDFCVIDDDMEDIYEKMRAADGIIVAAPVYMGNYPAQLKALFDRSVLLRRKDFALKNKVGAALSVGGSRNGGQEKTIQSIHDWMHIHGMIVVGDNAHFGGITWNPAEEDTVGMQTVSETAKKLCDVLELIQKNR, from the coding sequence ATGAAAATTATAGGAATTTCAGGCAGCCCGCGAAAGGGCCAGAACTGTGAGAAAATGATTGGAGCTGCTCTCGAGGTTGCAAAAGAAAGGGGGTTTGAAACTGATACCGTTTTTATCTCAAACGAAGAGATTGCCCCCTGCAAAGCGTGCGGGGCTTGCAGAGATCAAGATTTCTGTGTGATTGATGATGATATGGAAGATATATATGAAAAAATGAGAGCTGCAGACGGTATAATTGTTGCTGCTCCCGTATATATGGGGAATTATCCTGCCCAGCTTAAAGCCCTTTTTGACAGGAGTGTCCTGCTTCGCCGCAAAGACTTTGCACTAAAAAATAAAGTCGGGGCAGCTCTCTCAGTTGGCGGCTCAAGAAACGGGGGGCAGGAAAAAACAATTCAGTCCATTCATGACTGGATGCACATTCACGGGATGATTGTGGTCGGCGATAATGCCCACTTCGGTGGAATTACATGGAACCCGGCAGAAGAAGACACTGTTGGAATGCAGACCGTTTCAGAAACTGCTAAAAAACTCTGTGATGTCCTGGAACTTATTCAGAAAAATAGATAA
- a CDS encoding 4Fe-4S dicluster domain-containing protein: MHPVIDYHKCTGALACYEVCPGDVFDIKEMEAGKKAVVARPDDCIECDQCVDACPEDAIELVD; this comes from the coding sequence ATGCATCCGGTAATCGATTATCACAAGTGTACTGGGGCTCTCGCTTGTTATGAGGTCTGCCCTGGAGATGTTTTTGATATCAAAGAAATGGAGGCGGGAAAAAAAGCAGTAGTAGCCCGCCCAGATGACTGCATCGAATGCGACCAGTGCGTAGACGCCTGTCCTGAAGACGCAATAGAACTTGTAGACTGA
- a CDS encoding Hsp20/alpha crystallin family protein has protein sequence MKLPIKMPSRDVYSWDPFDDVRRMQEYMEQMLRTFPALENRYAGETFAPLTDVAEENNKVIVTTDLPGIDRENVELSLKDNVLVISAAKGKEEETEKEGYLRKERSFMRYYREIPLPEGATEEGATAQLKNGVLTVTLPKTKELTGKKILIE, from the coding sequence ATGAAACTACCAATAAAGATGCCATCCCGTGACGTGTACAGCTGGGACCCGTTTGATGATGTAAGAAGAATGCAGGAATATATGGAACAAATGTTAAGAACATTCCCTGCACTTGAAAACAGGTATGCAGGCGAAACCTTTGCCCCGCTGACCGATGTTGCGGAAGAAAATAACAAAGTAATTGTTACAACCGACCTGCCAGGCATTGACAGAGAAAATGTCGAGCTGAGCCTGAAGGACAACGTGCTTGTAATCAGTGCAGCAAAGGGAAAAGAAGAGGAAACGGAAAAAGAAGGCTATCTCAGAAAAGAGAGGTCATTCATGCGCTACTACCGTGAAATTCCTCTGCCGGAAGGCGCAACCGAAGAAGGGGCAACTGCCCAGCTCAAAAACGGCGTCTTAACAGTCACCCTGCCAAAAACAAAGGAATTGACTGGGAAAAAGATCCTGATCGAGTGA
- a CDS encoding chloride channel protein produces the protein MDVDPKSRFGFHRIKEYPRITEYISRFDTDATRVNSIAIIIGLLTGLVIGVYDRILQYSNVFFGMQQGYSLHEFPYYYVIFTPALGGLLVGLITHYLIKTKYGVEGLIETVTLRGARIKLKDAFLEIFTSIITISSGGALGKEAPGILAGAGTGALVGRILKSPERQLQILLGCGAAGGIAAAFSAPLAGVVFVVEVIYGELETKTFIPIVISSVFATLVSSTVFGIKPIQISSYQLVSPYKELGLYLVLGLLAGITSTILIRTLYYTKDIFSEIPLHPVFKPALGGLAVGVIGLFYPRVMGMGYDVIMDALNNQFTFKLLLVLLFLKILAFSLSLGSGGSGGTIVPSLFTGAMLGGAFGTAANMFFPGMIAEPGAYAMVGMGAVFAGTARAPLTAILILFEITRDYSLILPLMFSCVLSNVMSNAIYSESIFTEGLRRKGFKIRKGREVDIMGSMLVKNAMITHVQTVSEEKNVGILIALMQASRHVGFPVLDSKGKLSGIVTLSDLRSKVKYGEVNKKIGDIATHDVEVAYSDETLEAVLRRLASKQIGRLPVVDRLDKTKLLGLITRSDIVNSYNKKVVEKVRDTD, from the coding sequence TTGGACGTTGACCCAAAATCCAGATTCGGATTCCATAGAATAAAAGAATATCCCAGGATAACGGAGTACATCTCCAGGTTTGATACCGATGCTACCAGGGTCAACTCAATCGCCATTATAATCGGGCTTCTTACAGGGCTCGTAATAGGGGTTTATGACCGCATTCTCCAATACAGCAATGTTTTTTTTGGAATGCAACAGGGGTACTCATTACATGAGTTTCCATACTATTATGTAATATTCACACCTGCCCTTGGAGGGCTGCTGGTGGGGTTAATTACCCACTACCTGATAAAAACGAAGTACGGTGTTGAAGGACTTATAGAAACCGTAACCCTCCGTGGAGCAAGGATTAAGCTAAAGGATGCTTTTCTGGAGATTTTTACTTCAATAATCACTATCAGTTCGGGAGGTGCCCTGGGAAAGGAAGCCCCGGGAATCCTTGCCGGAGCCGGGACAGGTGCTCTTGTGGGGAGAATCTTGAAAAGCCCGGAAAGGCAGCTTCAGATCCTTCTTGGCTGTGGGGCTGCTGGTGGGATTGCAGCAGCATTCAGCGCCCCGCTTGCAGGCGTGGTTTTTGTAGTAGAGGTGATTTACGGGGAACTTGAAACAAAGACCTTTATTCCGATAGTTATCTCCTCAGTATTTGCAACCCTTGTCTCAAGCACGGTTTTCGGGATAAAACCTATCCAGATCTCTTCTTACCAGCTGGTCAGTCCCTACAAAGAACTCGGGCTCTACCTTGTCCTCGGACTCCTTGCAGGGATCACCTCTACGATCCTGATCCGGACGCTTTACTACACAAAAGACATTTTTTCGGAAATCCCTCTCCACCCCGTCTTCAAGCCTGCTCTGGGAGGGCTTGCAGTAGGTGTTATCGGCCTTTTTTACCCCCGGGTTATGGGGATGGGCTATGATGTGATTATGGACGCCCTGAACAACCAGTTTACTTTCAAGCTCCTGCTGGTCCTGCTCTTCCTGAAGATCCTTGCCTTTTCCCTGAGCCTGGGTTCTGGAGGATCGGGAGGGACGATTGTCCCCTCTCTTTTTACAGGCGCAATGCTAGGGGGAGCCTTCGGGACAGCCGCAAACATGTTTTTCCCGGGGATGATAGCAGAGCCAGGGGCCTATGCCATGGTTGGGATGGGAGCGGTCTTTGCCGGGACTGCCCGGGCTCCCCTTACTGCTATCCTGATCCTTTTTGAAATCACCAGAGACTATAGTCTCATCCTTCCCCTCATGTTTTCCTGTGTGCTGAGCAACGTGATGTCCAATGCCATTTATTCTGAGTCCATTTTCACGGAAGGGCTCCGCAGGAAAGGGTTTAAGATCCGAAAAGGCAGGGAAGTGGATATCATGGGCTCCATGCTTGTAAAAAATGCCATGATCACACATGTCCAGACAGTCTCCGAAGAAAAGAATGTGGGTATCCTTATAGCCCTCATGCAGGCAAGCCGCCATGTCGGTTTTCCAGTTCTTGATTCAAAAGGCAAACTTTCAGGGATAGTGACACTCTCAGACCTTCGGAGCAAAGTAAAGTACGGAGAAGTCAACAAAAAGATAGGGGATATCGCCACCCATGATGTGGAAGTCGCCTACTCAGACGAAACCCTTGAAGCCGTCCTCAGACGCCTTGCCTCAAAGCAAATCGGCCGACTCCCTGTTGTGGATCGCCTGGACAAAACAAAACTTCTCGGCCTCATCACCCGGAGTGACATAGTAAACTCGTATAACAAGAAAGTCGTGGAAAAAGTAAGGGACACAGACTGA
- a CDS encoding 4Fe-4S dicluster domain-containing protein → MYPKIDYDKCVGSLECYDVCPADVYDEEETKDGKRAVVARPDECTECEQCIDACPTDAIELVE, encoded by the coding sequence ATGTATCCCAAAATAGATTACGACAAATGTGTGGGTTCGCTTGAATGCTACGATGTCTGCCCCGCAGACGTATACGATGAAGAAGAAACCAAAGATGGAAAAAGGGCAGTTGTAGCCCGCCCGGACGAATGTACCGAATGCGAGCAATGCATCGATGCCTGCCCGACGGATGCCATAGAACTGGTAGAGTGA
- the pta gene encoding phosphate acetyltransferase translates to MVTFLEKISERAKKLNKTIALPETEDIRTLQAAAKVLKRGIAKVVLVGNEAAIKALAGDLDLSKARIVDPKTYEKKDEYINAFYELRKHKGVTLESSAEIISDYVYFAVMMAKLGEVDGVVSGAAHSSSDTLRPAVQIVKTAKGAALASAFFIIAVPDCEYGSDGTFLFADSGMVEMPSVEDVANIAVISAKTFELLVQDVPKVAMLSYSTKGSAKSKLTEATIASTKLAQKLAPEIAIDGELQVDAAIVPKVAASKAPGSPVAGKANVFIFPDLNCGNIAYKIAQRLAKAEAYGPITQGLAKPINDLSRGCSDEDIVGAVAITCVQAAAQDK, encoded by the coding sequence TTGGTAACATTTTTAGAAAAGATTAGTGAAAGAGCAAAGAAACTTAACAAGACAATCGCTTTACCCGAAACTGAAGATATAAGAACCCTCCAGGCAGCTGCAAAGGTCCTTAAAAGAGGAATTGCAAAAGTTGTCCTTGTAGGTAATGAGGCCGCTATTAAGGCACTTGCAGGAGATCTGGATCTCTCAAAAGCAAGAATTGTAGATCCTAAAACCTATGAGAAAAAAGATGAATACATCAACGCTTTCTACGAGTTGAGAAAACACAAAGGTGTCACACTCGAAAGTTCAGCCGAAATTATTAGCGACTATGTTTATTTCGCTGTTATGATGGCAAAACTCGGGGAAGTAGACGGAGTAGTATCAGGCGCTGCCCACTCTTCTTCAGACACCCTGAGACCTGCTGTCCAGATCGTGAAAACAGCCAAAGGCGCGGCTCTTGCATCCGCTTTCTTTATCATTGCTGTACCTGACTGTGAATATGGGTCTGACGGCACATTCCTTTTCGCTGACTCTGGCATGGTTGAAATGCCAAGCGTAGAAGACGTTGCAAACATTGCAGTTATTTCCGCAAAGACCTTCGAACTACTGGTCCAGGACGTACCAAAGGTTGCAATGCTCTCCTACTCCACCAAGGGAAGTGCTAAGAGCAAGCTGACCGAAGCAACAATCGCTTCTACAAAACTTGCACAGAAACTCGCTCCTGAGATCGCAATTGACGGTGAACTCCAGGTTGACGCAGCAATTGTCCCCAAAGTTGCAGCTTCAAAAGCCCCCGGAAGCCCGGTTGCAGGCAAAGCTAATGTCTTCATTTTCCCTGACCTGAACTGTGGAAATATCGCATACAAGATCGCCCAGAGGCTTGCCAAAGCTGAAGCTTATGGCCCTATCACCCAGGGACTGGCAAAGCCAATTAACGACCTGTCCAGGGGCTGCAGTGACGAAGATATTGTCGGTGCTGTTGCAATTACCTGTGTCCAGGCCGCAGCACAGGACAAATAA
- a CDS encoding uracil-DNA glycosylase translates to MASEEENCENFEERVLKLVEAGYETVAREAIACKRCPLYKSAIRRVIGKGSCNPKVFFIGEAPGKTENETGIPFYGRAGKQLDKMVEYMGLSEEDWFVTNTVKCRPPENRRPKASEIECCKPFLVAQITLLDPKIIILLGNTAEKSYCPERKLEWGVPVEHEGKTVLKLYHPAALIYTASKIEVQRAFIDKNRELWQ, encoded by the coding sequence ATGGCATCAGAGGAAGAAAACTGTGAAAATTTTGAAGAAAGGGTCCTAAAACTGGTGGAAGCCGGATATGAGACTGTCGCAAGGGAGGCAATAGCCTGTAAACGGTGCCCTCTTTATAAAAGTGCAATCCGAAGAGTAATAGGAAAAGGTTCCTGCAACCCAAAGGTATTTTTCATAGGAGAAGCTCCGGGGAAGACCGAAAACGAAACCGGGATTCCTTTCTACGGAAGGGCAGGAAAACAGCTGGACAAAATGGTCGAGTATATGGGGCTCTCAGAAGAAGATTGGTTTGTAACAAACACTGTCAAATGCCGTCCTCCGGAAAATAGAAGGCCAAAGGCGAGTGAAATCGAATGCTGCAAACCCTTCCTTGTTGCCCAGATCACCCTGCTTGACCCTAAAATCATAATTCTCCTTGGCAACACAGCCGAGAAGTCCTACTGCCCGGAAAGAAAACTGGAATGGGGAGTCCCTGTAGAACACGAAGGAAAAACGGTTCTGAAACTCTACCATCCTGCAGCGTTGATTTACACAGCTTCGAAAATAGAAGTCCAGCGGGCTTTTATAGATAAAAACAGGGAGTTGTGGCAGTAA
- a CDS encoding phosphoglycerate kinase, whose product MLRVMTSRNFLTIDDFDIRGKTILVRVDMNSPMDTQGHILDDMRIKSHIATLKDLESAKVVLLAHQSRPGKKDFTTMKPHAHLLSRYLGRQVTYVDDIFGTFAKTQIASMEDGDVIMLENVRFYSEESIERTSVEQANTYMVKKLSPFVDIFLNDAFAVSHRSHLSVVGFTEVLPSGAGRVMEKELISLERGIKGGERPSIFVLGGAKVDDSLKVTENVLTNGGADRVLLTGVVANVALAASGVNIGKTNMDFIKSQGYEDQIERAKSLLAKFKDRIGLPKDVALNDDKKRVEVHISELNSDSLPINDIGLETIVDFTNVIQNAKTVVLNGPAGVSEIDAFALGTHEIIKAAVKSDFSIIGGGHISVEVAHLGLEHRFSHISTGGGACIDYLAGEKLPGVETLKAACKKYQEAKKL is encoded by the coding sequence GTGCTGAGGGTAATGACTTCCAGAAACTTTCTTACGATCGATGATTTTGACATACGCGGAAAGACGATTCTTGTAAGAGTCGACATGAACTCTCCTATGGACACCCAGGGCCACATTCTGGATGATATGAGGATCAAGAGCCATATTGCGACTTTGAAAGATCTTGAGAGCGCAAAAGTAGTTCTACTCGCTCATCAGAGCAGGCCCGGGAAAAAAGATTTCACGACAATGAAACCTCACGCCCACCTGCTGTCCAGATATCTGGGCAGGCAAGTTACTTATGTGGATGACATTTTCGGGACATTTGCAAAAACCCAGATTGCTTCTATGGAAGATGGGGACGTTATCATGCTCGAAAATGTCAGGTTTTATTCGGAAGAAAGTATTGAAAGAACGTCAGTCGAGCAGGCAAATACCTATATGGTTAAAAAACTGTCACCTTTTGTCGATATATTCCTGAATGATGCATTTGCAGTTTCCCACAGGTCCCATCTCTCAGTTGTCGGGTTTACCGAGGTCCTTCCATCGGGAGCTGGCAGAGTAATGGAAAAAGAACTGATCTCTCTGGAAAGAGGGATCAAAGGAGGGGAAAGACCAAGCATTTTCGTGCTGGGTGGGGCAAAGGTGGACGACTCCCTTAAAGTGACTGAAAACGTCCTTACAAATGGAGGGGCTGACAGAGTGCTTCTTACTGGAGTGGTTGCAAATGTTGCTCTTGCTGCCTCGGGAGTAAACATCGGAAAAACCAACATGGATTTTATCAAGTCTCAGGGATACGAAGACCAGATCGAAAGGGCGAAAAGCTTGCTTGCAAAATTCAAAGACAGGATTGGCCTTCCTAAGGATGTAGCCTTAAACGATGACAAGAAACGCGTCGAAGTTCATATTTCAGAACTTAATTCCGATTCTCTGCCTATTAACGATATAGGGCTCGAAACTATTGTGGATTTTACAAATGTGATCCAGAACGCCAAAACCGTTGTTTTAAATGGACCGGCAGGAGTTTCCGAGATTGACGCTTTTGCCCTCGGGACACATGAAATAATAAAAGCTGCTGTTAAATCCGATTTTTCGATCATTGGCGGCGGCCATATTTCAGTTGAGGTTGCACATCTCGGCCTTGAACACCGCTTCTCGCATATCAGCACCGGTGGAGGTGCCTGTATTGATTACCTTGCAGGAGAAAAGCTGCCCGGAGTCGAGACTCTGAAAGCTGCCTGCAAAAAATATCAGGAAGCTAAAAAGCTTTAA
- a CDS encoding TIGR00296 family protein, which yields MLTETEGRAAVKLARKTIETFLSEKRLTEPQESGSDLSPVFGENRGVFVTLTEDGLLRGCIGHPYPDSTLEEAILDSAISAATRDPRFPPVGKEELDSIVVEVTVLTQPEKINASPKDLPDKVIIGKHGLIVKQGYYQGLLLPQVAPENNMDAIDFLSHTCMKAGLSPDAWVNGAEVYRFEGQIFKETEPGGEVIEEKF from the coding sequence ATGCTTACAGAAACAGAAGGCAGGGCTGCAGTCAAGCTTGCAAGAAAAACCATTGAAACGTTTTTATCGGAAAAAAGGCTTACCGAGCCTCAGGAATCAGGCAGTGATCTTTCTCCGGTCTTTGGGGAAAATAGGGGTGTTTTTGTCACGCTGACGGAAGATGGGCTTTTAAGAGGCTGCATAGGCCATCCTTATCCTGACTCAACCCTCGAGGAAGCAATTCTGGACTCCGCAATCTCTGCGGCAACACGTGACCCGCGCTTTCCCCCGGTAGGAAAGGAAGAACTGGACAGCATAGTCGTTGAGGTTACGGTGCTGACTCAACCAGAAAAGATCAATGCCTCTCCAAAAGACCTTCCGGATAAGGTGATTATAGGCAAGCACGGGCTCATCGTGAAACAGGGCTACTACCAGGGGCTGCTACTTCCTCAGGTCGCTCCTGAGAACAATATGGATGCTATTGACTTCCTGAGCCATACCTGCATGAAAGCCGGCCTTTCTCCGGATGCCTGGGTTAATGGAGCAGAAGTCTATCGTTTCGAGGGGCAAATCTTCAAGGAAACGGAGCCTGGAGGCGAAGTCATAGAGGAGAAGTTTTGA
- a CDS encoding acetate kinase: MKVLVINAGSSSLKYQLIDMTNESALAVGLCERIGIDNSIITQKRFDGKKLEKQIDLPTHKNALEEVVKALTDHDFGVIKDMGEINAVGHRVVHGGEKFTTSALYDESVEKAIKDCFELAPLHNPPNMMGISACADIMPGTPMVIVFDTAFHQTMPAYAYMYALPYELYEKHGVRKYGFHGTSHKYVAERAALMLGKPEEETKIITCHLGNGSSIAAVEGGKSVETSMGFTPLEGLAMGTRCGSIDPAIVPFVMEKEGLTTREIDTLMNKKSGVLGVSGLSNDFRDLDEAASKGNRRAELALEIFAYKVKKFIGEYSAVLNGADAVVFTAGIGENSASIRKRILTGLDGIGIKIDEEKNKIRGQEIDISTPDAKVRVFVIPTNEELAIARETKEIVETEVKLRRSIPV, translated from the coding sequence ATGAAAGTACTGGTTATAAACGCAGGGAGTTCATCTCTCAAATATCAATTAATTGATATGACAAATGAGTCTGCTCTTGCAGTAGGTCTTTGCGAGAGGATAGGTATTGACAACTCGATCATCACTCAGAAGAGGTTTGACGGCAAGAAGCTGGAAAAGCAGATTGACCTCCCCACTCACAAGAACGCACTTGAGGAAGTCGTAAAGGCTCTTACTGACCATGACTTTGGTGTCATCAAAGATATGGGTGAAATCAATGCAGTTGGGCACAGGGTTGTGCACGGTGGAGAGAAATTCACGACATCTGCATTATATGATGAGAGTGTAGAAAAGGCTATCAAGGACTGCTTTGAACTGGCACCCCTTCACAACCCTCCAAACATGATGGGAATTTCAGCTTGTGCAGATATCATGCCTGGAACGCCAATGGTTATTGTTTTTGATACTGCATTCCACCAGACCATGCCGGCATATGCCTACATGTATGCTCTCCCGTACGAACTGTACGAGAAGCATGGGGTCAGGAAATACGGTTTCCACGGCACATCCCACAAGTACGTTGCCGAAAGGGCTGCTCTTATGCTCGGAAAGCCTGAAGAAGAAACCAAAATTATCACCTGTCACCTTGGAAACGGTTCAAGCATTGCAGCTGTAGAAGGCGGAAAATCCGTTGAGACCAGCATGGGCTTCACCCCTCTTGAAGGGCTTGCAATGGGCACAAGATGCGGTTCGATTGACCCTGCAATAGTCCCATTCGTTATGGAAAAAGAAGGCTTGACAACAAGGGAAATTGACACTCTTATGAACAAGAAGTCAGGTGTGCTTGGAGTTTCCGGGCTCAGCAATGACTTCAGAGACCTCGATGAAGCAGCTTCCAAGGGCAACAGGAGAGCCGAACTTGCCCTTGAAATTTTCGCATACAAGGTCAAGAAGTTCATAGGTGAATATTCAGCTGTACTCAATGGTGCAGATGCAGTGGTCTTTACTGCAGGCATTGGAGAAAACAGCGCAAGTATCAGGAAGAGAATCCTCACCGGTCTTGATGGCATCGGCATAAAAATCGATGAAGAAAAGAACAAGATCAGAGGTCAGGAAATCGACATCAGCACACCGGATGCGAAAGTAAGGGTTTTTGTCATCCCAACCAATGAGGAACTTGCAATTGCAAGGGAAACAAAGGAAATTGTTGAGACCGAAGTGAAGTTACGTCGTTCTATACCTGTATAA
- a CDS encoding Hsp20/alpha crystallin family protein yields MFSCPDDEENLDIEIDMFGVKKENIELKIVGDGFFVRAKREETGVEYAGTYKFCCGFVPEKAVARYVDGNLYVKVPYRESTETVDVEIQ; encoded by the coding sequence TTGTTTTCATGTCCTGACGACGAGGAAAATCTGGACATTGAAATCGATATGTTTGGGGTAAAGAAAGAGAACATCGAATTAAAAATTGTCGGGGACGGCTTTTTTGTAAGAGCGAAAAGGGAAGAAACCGGGGTTGAGTATGCTGGGACTTATAAGTTCTGCTGTGGGTTTGTCCCTGAGAAAGCTGTCGCAAGATACGTTGATGGAAATCTCTATGTGAAAGTGCCTTACAGGGAAAGTACAGAGACTGTAGATGTTGAAATCCAGTAA